From a single Thermotoga sp. genomic region:
- a CDS encoding archease, which translates to MRRQIEHTADVAYEISGRSFLDLLEEAKNILLEEERIVFGEGEEKEKIYSSEETEDNFFDTVNDWILEISRGWAPWRVEFIEDGIRTVFKKIRKKEGTEVKALTYHLLNFERENETIKTKVVFDT; encoded by the coding sequence TTGAGAAGACAGATCGAGCACACTGCTGATGTGGCTTACGAAATATCGGGAAGGTCTTTTCTTGACCTTTTGGAAGAGGCGAAAAACATCCTCCTTGAAGAGGAAAGGATCGTTTTCGGTGAGGGTGAGGAGAAAGAGAAAATCTATTCATCTGAAGAAACAGAGGACAACTTTTTCGACACAGTGAACGACTGGATACTCGAGATTTCAAGGGGATGGGCTCCCTGGCGTGTGGAGTTTATAGAAGATGGCATCAGAACGGTTTTCAAGAAAATCAGAAAAAAAGAGGGTACAGAAGTAAAAGCACTCACCTATCACCTTTTGAACTTTGAAAGGGAAAATGAAACAATAAAGACGAAGGTGGTGTTCGACACGTGA